Proteins encoded within one genomic window of Streptomyces sp. NBC_00523:
- a CDS encoding SDR family oxidoreductase, translating into MRVFITGASGWIGSAVVPELIGAGHQVVGLARSDASAEALAAAGAGVLRGSLDDLDVLREAAADADGVLHLAFKHDIAFSGDFQGATEADRKAIDAFGDALAGSGKPFVIASGLLGLAPGRVATEEDGQSADPDAPSGGPGGRQDNARATIALASRDVRSSVVRLPPTVHGDGDQGFVASLVATARTKGVSGHVGDGSQRWPAAHREDAAHLFRLALEQAPAGTTLHAAAEEGVVLRSVAETIGRHLGVPTASVTPEDAPGHFGWLAGMVSLDSPASSALTRERFGWKPAGPGLIEDLDQGHYFGTPGA; encoded by the coding sequence ATGCGTGTATTCATCACCGGCGCGTCCGGCTGGATCGGTTCCGCCGTCGTCCCCGAACTCATCGGGGCAGGTCACCAGGTTGTCGGGCTCGCCCGTTCGGACGCCTCGGCCGAAGCGCTGGCCGCCGCCGGGGCCGGGGTGCTCCGCGGATCGCTGGACGACCTGGACGTGCTGCGCGAGGCCGCCGCCGACGCGGACGGGGTGCTCCACCTCGCGTTCAAGCACGACATCGCGTTCTCCGGGGACTTCCAGGGCGCCACCGAGGCGGACCGGAAGGCGATCGACGCCTTCGGGGACGCGCTCGCCGGGTCCGGCAAGCCCTTCGTCATCGCCTCCGGGCTCCTCGGGCTGGCCCCCGGCCGGGTCGCGACCGAGGAGGACGGGCAGAGCGCCGACCCGGACGCGCCGTCCGGCGGCCCGGGCGGACGCCAGGACAACGCGCGGGCGACGATCGCCCTCGCCTCCCGCGACGTCCGCTCGTCCGTCGTCCGGCTGCCCCCGACGGTCCACGGCGACGGGGACCAGGGCTTCGTGGCCTCGCTCGTCGCCACCGCCCGCACCAAGGGCGTCTCCGGCCACGTCGGCGACGGCTCCCAGCGCTGGCCGGCCGCCCACCGCGAGGACGCCGCGCACCTGTTCCGGCTGGCCCTGGAGCAGGCCCCCGCCGGCACCACGCTGCACGCGGCGGCCGAGGAGGGCGTCGTGCTGCGGTCCGTCGCCGAGACCATCGGCCGCCACCTCGGCGTCCCCACGGCCTCCGTCACCCCCGAGGACGCGCCCGGCCACTTCGGCTGGCTGGCCGGGATGGTGAGCCTCGACTCGCCCGCCTCCAGCGCCCTGACCCGCGAACGCTTCGGCTGGAAGCCGGCCGGGCCCGGGCTCATCGAGGACCTGGACCAGGGGCACTACTTCGGCACGCCGGGCGCGTAA
- a CDS encoding TetR/AcrR family transcriptional regulator produces the protein MGRWEPNARGRLEQAAMELYAERGYEQTTVTEIAKRAGLTERTFFRHYADKREVLFAGSALLQERMVGGLAGAPPSAPPIDAVAAALQEAAAVLDERHPQARQRQRIITANAELQERELVKLASLASAMGEALRARGISEPAASLAAEAGIAVFKVAFERWIDTTGVRGLGAFVLEGLAGLESLMAGGRP, from the coding sequence ATGGGTCGATGGGAGCCGAACGCACGCGGCAGGCTGGAGCAGGCCGCCATGGAGCTCTACGCCGAGCGGGGTTACGAGCAGACGACCGTGACCGAGATCGCGAAGCGGGCCGGGCTCACGGAACGCACGTTCTTCCGGCACTACGCGGACAAGCGCGAGGTGCTGTTCGCGGGCTCCGCCCTGCTCCAGGAGCGCATGGTGGGCGGCCTCGCCGGGGCGCCCCCGTCCGCGCCCCCGATCGACGCGGTGGCGGCGGCGCTCCAGGAGGCCGCGGCCGTACTGGACGAGCGGCATCCGCAGGCCAGGCAGCGGCAGCGGATCATCACGGCCAACGCGGAGCTCCAGGAGCGCGAGCTGGTCAAGCTCGCGTCCCTCGCCTCGGCGATGGGGGAGGCCCTGCGGGCGCGCGGCATCAGCGAACCGGCGGCGAGCCTGGCGGCCGAGGCGGGGATCGCCGTCTTCAAGGTCGCCTTCGAGCGCTGGATCGACACCACCGGGGTGCGCGGCCTGGGCGCGTTCGTCCTGGAGGGGCTCGCCGGACTCGAATCCCTGATGGCGGGCGGCCGCCCCTGA